The following proteins are co-located in the Noviherbaspirillum sp. UKPF54 genome:
- the treS gene encoding maltose alpha-D-glucosyltransferase — protein sequence MRSGGSGKSRQQSELDMDMDTDRRKATRRNSISSPAIQSMPFSDDPLWYKDAIIYQVHVKSFFDANNDGIGDFAGLIDKLDYIADLGVNTIWLLPFYPSPRRDDGYDIAEYTGVHPDYGTMEDAREFIAEAHARGLRVITELVVNHTSDQHPWFQRARQAPPGSSERNFYVWSDNDQAYSGTRIIFCDTEKSNWTWDPVANAFFWHRFYSHQPDLNFDNPEVLDAVLGIMGYWLDMGVDGLRLDAVPYLVEREGTTNENLPETHAILKRIRAEVDRKYPGRMLLAEANMWPEDVRPYFDEECHMAFHFPLMPRMYMALAQEDRFPVADILRQTPEIPDHCQWAIFLRNHDELTLEMVTDKERDYLWNFYASEKRARINLGIRRRLAPLLERDRRRTELLSSFLLSMPGTPVLYYGDEIGMGDNIHLGDRDGVRTPMQWTPDRNGGFSRADPAKLVLPAIMDPVYGYEAVNVEAQLVDPYSQLNWMRRMLTVRKQHCAFGRGTLTVLYPNNRRILAYLREFRADEEVVETILCVANVSRSAQAVELDLSSYAGRIPLEMLGGSAFPPIGKLSYLLTLPPYGFYWFLLATEARMPEWHSPAPEPLPELATLVLRNSVTEVLEAPRRAILENEALPAYLPKRRWYAAKQEKLQSARIALATMLPASQARPHLTPSMLAEVETTTAGGSDRYLLPLGYIREDDIVTALPQQLALARVRRGRHVGLLTDAFVLDSFAYVIVELMRDGATLPADDGEIRFIPTEALREVDIGQEPAVQRLSGEQSNSSLVLQDAIVLKVIRRVLPGMHPEAEMGRYLTALGYANAPKMLGEAARVGQDGTRHTMILLQQFIHNQGDAWQWVLDTLSRWIQQQAAVSEPAAAAEAESDIPTPEDELLQLSTMLGKRLGEMHAALAGPTDDPAFAPEEAGADDVAQWAQGAKNQLEAAFDALRGRSEWSSDAEAHRVARLLGRYDRLLTQIDRLAQAGLGTLRTRVHGDFHLGQVLVAHRDVYIVDFEGEPAKPLEQRRAKASPLRDVAGLLRSFDYAAAFAGKAGPADLDEAAELRKQQIIRNFAPACQAAFLDAYREAAYAGPLKVSPEAERALLQLFMLEKAGYEICYEAANRPAWIPVPMNGLAKIADELL from the coding sequence ATGCGATCTGGCGGGTCAGGCAAAAGCAGGCAACAAAGTGAGCTCGACATGGACATGGACACCGACCGCCGCAAGGCAACCCGACGCAACTCAATCTCTTCGCCCGCGATACAAAGCATGCCATTCAGCGACGACCCGCTCTGGTACAAGGACGCCATCATCTATCAGGTGCACGTCAAGTCGTTTTTCGACGCCAACAACGACGGCATCGGCGACTTCGCCGGCCTGATCGACAAGCTCGACTACATCGCCGACCTCGGCGTCAATACCATCTGGCTGCTGCCGTTCTATCCCTCGCCGCGGCGCGACGACGGCTACGACATCGCGGAGTACACCGGCGTGCATCCGGATTACGGCACGATGGAGGATGCGCGCGAATTCATCGCCGAGGCGCACGCGCGCGGGCTGCGCGTGATCACCGAGCTGGTGGTCAACCATACCTCCGACCAGCATCCCTGGTTCCAGCGCGCGCGCCAGGCGCCGCCGGGATCGAGCGAGCGCAATTTCTACGTCTGGTCCGACAACGACCAGGCCTACAGCGGCACGCGCATCATCTTCTGCGACACCGAAAAATCGAACTGGACCTGGGACCCGGTGGCGAACGCGTTTTTCTGGCACCGCTTCTATTCGCACCAGCCCGACCTGAACTTCGACAATCCGGAAGTGCTGGACGCGGTGCTCGGCATCATGGGCTACTGGCTGGACATGGGCGTGGACGGTCTGCGGCTGGACGCGGTGCCCTACCTGGTCGAACGCGAAGGCACGACCAACGAAAACCTGCCGGAGACGCACGCGATCCTGAAACGCATCCGGGCGGAGGTCGACCGCAAGTACCCGGGGCGCATGCTGCTGGCCGAGGCCAACATGTGGCCGGAAGACGTGCGCCCGTACTTCGACGAGGAATGCCACATGGCGTTCCACTTCCCGCTGATGCCGCGCATGTATATGGCGCTGGCGCAGGAAGACCGCTTCCCGGTCGCCGACATCCTGCGCCAGACGCCGGAAATCCCGGACCACTGCCAGTGGGCGATCTTCCTGCGCAACCACGACGAGCTGACGCTGGAAATGGTGACCGACAAGGAACGCGATTACCTGTGGAATTTCTACGCGTCCGAGAAGCGCGCACGCATCAATCTCGGCATCCGCCGCCGCCTGGCGCCGCTGCTGGAGCGCGACCGGCGCCGCACCGAGCTGCTCAGCAGCTTCCTGCTGTCGATGCCGGGCACGCCTGTGCTCTATTACGGCGACGAGATCGGCATGGGCGACAACATCCACCTCGGCGACCGCGACGGCGTTCGCACCCCGATGCAGTGGACGCCGGACCGCAACGGCGGCTTTTCGCGCGCCGATCCGGCCAAGCTGGTGCTGCCGGCGATCATGGACCCGGTGTACGGCTACGAGGCGGTCAACGTGGAGGCACAGCTGGTCGACCCGTATTCCCAGCTGAACTGGATGCGCCGCATGCTCACGGTGCGCAAGCAGCATTGCGCGTTCGGGCGCGGCACGCTCACCGTCCTGTATCCGAACAACCGCCGCATCCTGGCCTACCTGCGCGAATTCCGCGCCGACGAAGAGGTGGTGGAAACCATCCTGTGCGTGGCCAACGTCTCGCGCTCGGCGCAGGCGGTCGAGCTCGACCTGTCCAGCTATGCCGGGCGCATTCCGCTGGAAATGCTGGGCGGCTCGGCCTTTCCGCCGATCGGCAAGCTGTCTTACCTGCTGACGCTGCCGCCTTACGGCTTCTACTGGTTCCTGCTGGCGACCGAGGCGCGCATGCCGGAATGGCATTCGCCGGCGCCGGAGCCGCTGCCGGAACTGGCCACGCTGGTGCTGCGCAACAGCGTCACGGAAGTGCTGGAGGCCCCGCGCCGCGCCATCCTGGAAAACGAAGCGCTGCCGGCCTACCTGCCCAAGCGCCGCTGGTATGCGGCCAAGCAGGAAAAGCTGCAGTCGGCCCGCATCGCGCTGGCCACCATGCTGCCGGCGTCGCAGGCGCGGCCGCACCTCACGCCATCCATGCTGGCGGAAGTCGAGACCACGACCGCCGGCGGCAGCGACCGCTACCTTCTGCCGCTCGGCTATATCCGGGAGGACGATATCGTCACCGCGCTGCCGCAACAGCTGGCGCTGGCCAGGGTGCGGCGTGGGCGCCATGTCGGCCTGCTTACCGACGCCTTCGTGCTCGATTCGTTCGCCTACGTGATCGTGGAGCTGATGCGGGATGGCGCGACGCTGCCGGCGGATGACGGCGAGATCCGCTTCATCCCGACCGAGGCGCTGCGCGAAGTCGATATCGGCCAGGAACCGGCCGTGCAGCGGTTGTCAGGCGAGCAGTCCAACAGTTCGCTCGTGCTGCAGGACGCGATCGTGCTGAAGGTGATCCGCCGCGTGTTGCCGGGCATGCATCCGGAAGCCGAGATGGGGCGTTATCTCACCGCGCTCGGCTATGCCAACGCGCCGAAGATGCTGGGCGAGGCCGCGCGCGTAGGCCAGGACGGCACGCGCCACACGATGATCCTGCTGCAGCAGTTCATCCACAACCAGGGCGACGCCTGGCAATGGGTGCTCGACACGCTGTCGCGCTGGATCCAGCAGCAGGCCGCCGTATCCGAGCCGGCTGCGGCGGCGGAAGCGGAGAGCGACATTCCGACGCCCGAGGACGAGCTGCTGCAGCTGTCGACCATGCTGGGCAAGCGCCTGGGCGAGATGCATGCGGCGCTGGCCGGGCCGACCGACGACCCCGCCTTCGCGCCCGAGGAGGCCGGCGCGGACGACGTTGCGCAATGGGCGCAAGGTGCGAAGAACCAGCTGGAAGCCGCGTTCGACGCACTGCGCGGGCGCAGCGAATGGAGCAGCGACGCCGAGGCGCACCGGGTGGCGCGCCTCCTCGGCCGGTACGACCGCCTGCTGACCCAGATCGACCGCCTCGCGCAGGCCGGTCTGGGCACGCTGCGCACCCGCGTGCACGGCGACTTCCATCTCGGCCAGGTGCTGGTGGCCCACCGCGACGTCTACATCGTCGACTTCGAGGGCGAACCGGCCAAGCCGCTGGAGCAGCGGCGCGCCAAGGCGAGCCCGCTGCGCGACGTGGCGGGCCTGCTGCGTTCCTTCGATTACGCGGCGGCGTTCGCCGGCAAGGCCGGGCCGGCCGACCTGGACGAAGCGGCGGAGCTGCGCAAGCAGCAGATCATCCGCAACTTCGCCCCGGCCTGCCAGGCGGCCTTCCTCGACGCCTACCGCGAGGCGGCCTATGCCGGGCCGCTGAAGGTGTCGCCGGAAGCCGAGCGCGCGCTGCTGCAGCTGTTCATGCTGGAAAAGGCCGGCTATGAAATCTGCTACGAGGCGGCGAACCGCCCGGCATGGATACCGGTGCCGATGAACGGGCTGGCGAAGATCGCCGACGAGCTGCTGTAA
- the glgB gene encoding 1,4-alpha-glucan branching protein GlgB translates to MTELTDDSVAQATGLDQRTVDAVLHGRLADPFALFGPHRVDDRIVVRTFQPGALAVDVVERVAGNDAGGRLLESLYNVSHGGLFVSGAPLLAPDQDYLLRITWPTAAGGEQVQYTEDPYRFGLLLGELDMHLLREGTHRELGNCLGANPMTIAGVAGTRFAVWAPNARRVSVVGDFNQWDGRRHPMRLRLEAGVWELFIPRLKSGARYQYEIVGVDGNVLPLKADPVARATEPPPSTVSVVASDLPFRWSDGDWMAGRAARHHAGAPLSIYEVHAGSWLRILEEDGRSLNWHELGDRLIPYALGMGFTHVEFLPIMEHPFGGSWGYQPLGLFAPTARFGPPSGFASFVDRCHAAGLGVILDWVPAHFPTDAHGLARFDGTALYEHQDPREGFHQDWNTLIYNMGRNEVCAFLIASALEWLERYHVDGLRVDAVASMLYRDYSRKHGEWVPNVYGGRENLEAVAFLRNLNQVIAERCPGAVMIAEESTAWPGVSTPVAEGGLGFTHKWNMGWMHDTLRYMAYDPLYRQYHHHDMTFGLIYAFSEKFVLPISHDEVVHGKGSLLNKMPGADLGQRLANLRAYLGFMWAHPGKKLLFMGCEIAQQAEWNHDTSPDWSLLDNPAHRGVQRLVRDLNRLYAAEPALHRKDASPEGFAWVIGDDNHNSVFAFLRKGDAGDAPLLVVLNMTPVAREGYRVGVPAGGAWREIMNTDAAAYGGAGMGNGEAIRAEDQPAHGMAQSLRLRLPPLAALILKPAR, encoded by the coding sequence ATGACCGAACTCACCGACGACTCAGTCGCACAAGCGACCGGGCTCGACCAGAGAACCGTCGACGCGGTCCTGCACGGCCGCCTGGCGGACCCGTTCGCGCTGTTCGGGCCGCACCGGGTGGATGACCGCATCGTCGTTCGCACGTTCCAGCCCGGCGCGCTGGCGGTCGACGTGGTGGAACGCGTGGCGGGCAACGACGCCGGCGGCCGCCTGCTCGAATCGCTCTACAACGTCAGCCACGGCGGCCTGTTCGTCAGCGGCGCGCCGCTGCTGGCGCCGGACCAGGACTACCTGCTGCGCATCACCTGGCCGACCGCCGCCGGCGGCGAGCAGGTGCAGTACACGGAGGATCCTTACCGCTTCGGCCTGCTGCTGGGCGAGCTCGACATGCACCTGCTCCGCGAGGGAACGCACCGCGAGCTGGGCAACTGCCTGGGCGCCAACCCGATGACGATCGCCGGCGTGGCAGGCACCCGCTTCGCCGTGTGGGCGCCCAATGCGCGGCGCGTGTCGGTGGTGGGCGACTTCAACCAGTGGGACGGCCGGCGCCATCCGATGCGCCTGCGGCTGGAGGCCGGCGTGTGGGAATTGTTCATCCCGCGCCTGAAAAGCGGCGCGCGCTATCAGTACGAAATCGTCGGTGTCGACGGCAACGTGCTGCCGCTCAAGGCCGACCCGGTTGCGCGCGCCACCGAGCCGCCGCCGTCGACCGTGTCGGTGGTGGCGTCGGATCTGCCGTTCCGCTGGAGCGACGGCGACTGGATGGCCGGACGCGCCGCGCGCCACCATGCCGGCGCGCCGCTGTCGATCTACGAGGTGCACGCCGGCTCCTGGCTGCGCATCCTGGAGGAAGACGGCCGCAGCCTGAACTGGCACGAGCTGGGTGATCGCCTGATCCCGTACGCGCTGGGCATGGGTTTCACCCACGTCGAATTCCTGCCGATCATGGAACACCCGTTCGGCGGCTCCTGGGGCTACCAGCCGCTCGGGCTGTTCGCGCCCACCGCGCGCTTCGGTCCGCCCTCGGGCTTCGCTTCCTTCGTCGACCGCTGCCACGCCGCCGGGCTGGGCGTGATCCTGGACTGGGTGCCTGCGCACTTCCCGACCGATGCGCACGGCCTGGCGCGCTTCGACGGCACCGCGCTCTACGAGCACCAGGACCCGCGCGAGGGCTTCCACCAGGACTGGAACACGCTGATCTACAACATGGGGCGCAATGAAGTCTGCGCCTTCCTGATCGCCAGCGCGCTGGAATGGCTGGAACGCTACCATGTCGACGGCCTGCGGGTGGACGCGGTCGCCTCCATGCTGTACCGCGACTACAGCCGCAAGCACGGCGAGTGGGTGCCGAATGTCTACGGCGGAAGGGAAAACCTGGAGGCGGTGGCTTTCCTGCGCAACCTGAACCAGGTCATCGCGGAACGTTGTCCCGGCGCAGTGATGATCGCGGAGGAGTCCACCGCCTGGCCCGGCGTGTCCACCCCGGTAGCGGAGGGCGGGCTGGGCTTCACCCACAAGTGGAACATGGGCTGGATGCACGACACGCTGCGCTACATGGCCTACGACCCGCTGTATCGCCAGTACCATCACCACGATATGACCTTCGGGCTGATCTACGCGTTCTCGGAAAAGTTCGTGCTGCCGATCTCGCACGACGAGGTGGTGCACGGCAAGGGTTCGCTGCTCAACAAGATGCCGGGTGCCGACCTCGGCCAGCGGCTGGCCAACCTGCGCGCCTACCTCGGCTTCATGTGGGCGCATCCGGGCAAGAAGCTCCTGTTCATGGGTTGCGAAATCGCGCAGCAGGCGGAGTGGAACCACGACACCTCGCCCGACTGGAGCCTGCTCGACAACCCGGCGCATCGCGGCGTGCAGCGGCTGGTGCGCGACCTCAACCGCCTGTACGCCGCCGAGCCGGCCCTGCACCGCAAGGATGCCAGTCCGGAAGGATTCGCCTGGGTGATCGGCGACGACAACCACAACAGCGTGTTCGCCTTCCTGCGCAAGGGGGATGCGGGCGATGCCCCGCTGCTGGTGGTGCTGAACATGACGCCGGTGGCGCGCGAGGGCTACCGCGTCGGCGTGCCGGCGGGCGGCGCGTGGCGGGAAATCATGAACACCGATGCCGCTGCCTACGGCGGTGCCGGCATGGGGAACGGCGAGGCGATCCGCGCCGAGGACCAGCCGGCGCATGGCATGGCGCAGTCGCTGCGGCTGCGGCTGCCGCCGCTGGCGGCGCTGATCCTGAAGCCGGCGCGCTGA
- the glgX gene encoding glycogen debranching protein GlgX, translating to MAALHLPLASIQPGLPYPLGATYDGAGTNFAVFSAHAEKIELCFFDATGRHELARCALPECTNEVWHGYLPGVHAGALYGYRAYGPYQPEQGHRFNPNKLLLDPYARQLFGQVRWTDTLYGYRIHSPRADLSFDHRDSAPSMPKGVVADATFDWHGDAPPRVPWERTVIYETHVRGMTLRAQRVPPGERGSFAGLANPWVIDYLVKLGITAVELLPVHAILQDRRLLSSGLANYWGYNTLSFFCPEPRYLSGGSPDEMRHAVRQLHAAGIEVILDVVYNHTCEESELGPTISLRGLDNASYYRLQDNNLRHNVNDTGCGNTLNMSHPRVIQLVMDSLRYWVREFHVDGFRFDLGATLGREHHGFDPGSGFFDALLQDPVLAGVKLISEPWDLGPGGYQVGNHPPGLAEWNDRFRDDVRSFWRGDPGMRGAVASRLLGSADLFNHHRRRSWASVNFVTAHDGFTLQDLVSYNHKHNEANLEENRDGNNENRSCNWGEEGPTDSAKVVATREKVKRAMLMTLLLANGTPMLLGGDEFGRSQNGNNNPYCQDTEISWFDWSLPDTEAGRALLDFTRRCIALRRELPTLCSTRFLKSRSRTPQHLPDISWFDETGEQMTPERWNFAEGRLLGLRRAAAHPQAGTVSASLLLLNAFSEDREFVLPQPELPWKVLLDAAEPPHGSGRGRAVQHNRIKVSAHSALLLVADHVSI from the coding sequence ATGGCGGCCCTGCACCTGCCTTTAGCCTCCATCCAGCCGGGCTTGCCATATCCGCTGGGCGCGACCTATGACGGCGCAGGCACCAATTTCGCGGTGTTTTCCGCGCACGCGGAAAAGATCGAGCTGTGCTTCTTCGACGCGACCGGGCGGCATGAGCTGGCGCGCTGCGCGCTGCCGGAATGCACCAACGAAGTGTGGCACGGCTACCTGCCGGGCGTGCATGCCGGCGCGCTGTACGGCTACCGCGCCTACGGCCCGTACCAGCCGGAGCAGGGGCACCGCTTCAATCCGAACAAGCTGCTGCTCGACCCCTATGCCAGGCAGCTCTTCGGGCAGGTGCGCTGGACCGACACCCTGTACGGCTACCGCATCCACTCGCCGCGCGCCGACCTGTCGTTCGACCATCGCGACAGCGCGCCATCCATGCCCAAGGGCGTGGTCGCCGACGCCACCTTCGACTGGCACGGCGACGCGCCGCCCCGGGTGCCGTGGGAAAGGACCGTGATCTACGAAACCCACGTGCGCGGCATGACGCTGCGCGCGCAGCGCGTGCCGCCCGGCGAGCGCGGCAGCTTCGCCGGGCTGGCCAATCCCTGGGTGATCGACTACCTCGTCAAGCTCGGCATCACCGCCGTCGAGCTGCTGCCGGTGCATGCCATCCTGCAGGACCGGCGCCTCCTGTCGAGCGGGCTGGCCAATTACTGGGGCTACAACACGCTGTCCTTTTTCTGTCCCGAACCGCGCTACCTGTCGGGCGGCTCGCCCGACGAAATGCGCCACGCGGTGCGCCAGCTGCACGCCGCCGGCATCGAGGTCATCCTCGACGTGGTCTACAACCACACCTGCGAGGAAAGCGAGCTCGGTCCCACCATTTCGCTGCGCGGGCTGGACAACGCCAGCTACTACCGGCTGCAGGACAACAACCTGCGGCACAACGTCAACGACACCGGCTGCGGCAATACCCTGAACATGTCGCATCCGCGCGTGATCCAGCTGGTGATGGATTCGCTGCGCTACTGGGTGCGGGAGTTCCATGTCGACGGCTTCCGCTTCGACCTGGGCGCCACGCTCGGGCGCGAGCATCACGGCTTCGACCCCGGCTCCGGCTTTTTCGACGCGCTGCTGCAGGACCCTGTTCTGGCGGGCGTCAAGCTGATTTCCGAACCGTGGGACCTGGGTCCCGGCGGCTACCAGGTCGGCAACCATCCGCCCGGACTGGCCGAATGGAACGACCGCTTCCGCGACGACGTGCGCAGCTTCTGGCGCGGCGACCCCGGCATGCGCGGCGCGGTCGCCAGCCGCCTGCTCGGCTCGGCCGACCTGTTCAACCACCACCGCCGCCGCTCCTGGGCCTCGGTCAACTTCGTCACCGCGCATGACGGATTCACGCTGCAGGACCTGGTCAGCTACAACCACAAGCACAACGAGGCCAACCTCGAGGAAAACCGCGACGGCAACAACGAAAACCGCAGCTGCAACTGGGGCGAGGAGGGGCCGACCGATTCCGCGAAGGTGGTCGCCACGCGCGAGAAGGTCAAGCGCGCCATGCTGATGACGTTGCTGCTCGCCAACGGCACGCCGATGCTGCTGGGCGGCGACGAATTCGGTCGCAGCCAGAACGGCAACAACAATCCGTATTGCCAGGATACCGAGATTTCCTGGTTCGACTGGAGCCTGCCCGACACCGAGGCCGGGCGCGCGCTGCTCGATTTCACGCGCCGCTGCATCGCGCTGCGGCGCGAACTGCCCACGCTGTGCAGCACGCGCTTCCTGAAGTCGCGTTCCAGGACGCCGCAGCACCTGCCAGACATCAGCTGGTTCGACGAGACCGGAGAACAGATGACGCCGGAGCGTTGGAACTTCGCGGAAGGGCGCCTGCTGGGATTGCGCCGCGCCGCCGCTCATCCGCAGGCCGGCACGGTGTCGGCGTCGCTGCTGCTGCTCAACGCCTTTTCCGAAGATCGCGAGTTCGTCCTGCCGCAACCGGAATTGCCGTGGAAAGTCTTGCTCGACGCTGCCGAGCCACCGCACGGAAGCGGGCGCGGCCGCGCCGTGCAGCACAACAGGATCAAGGTGTCCGCGCACAGCGCACTACTACTGGTAGCCGATCATGTCAGCATTTAA